The DNA window atctcgaattaatattttttaaattcaaccgttggattgaaacataatatcatatagatcatacctataaagtttgagcttaatctataatgatttactatgtcattgaattacattaaaattaacgttatatgaaagctcattttgacgttaatctttggatatcttgatgatatagtaaatcattatagattaagctcgaactttataggtatgatctatatgatattatgtttcaatccaacggttgaatttaaaaaatattaattcgagatgtagttattgaacgagtgtaactcgtggtgtaacttttcgggtgtaatttgatccctcctctatatgtatatatatatatatatatatatatatatatatatatatatatatatatatatatatatatatatatatatatatatatatatatatatatatatatatatatatatatatatatatatatatatatatatatatatatatatatatatatatattcctagagtaagttattataacttactctacattgaccatttattctttttaatctaatggttaaaaataataagaaatacttttctctctccacatttaattacttattatttttaaccattagatttaaaaaaattaatagtcatgtgaagtaagttataataacttactcttggagtatatatagggcatatcatatgagaatgtcatctttatatgagaatgtgagaatgaatctaaaccattgaattttaaaataaatggtggagattatgggtgaatcttttttttctctctcctacatcatttatttcaaaatgtaggagagagaaaaaaagattcacccataatctccaccatttattttaaaatctaatggttcagattcattctcacattctcatataaaaaagacattctcatatatatatatatatatatatatatatatatatatatatatatatatatatatatatatatatatatatatatatatatatatatatatatatatatatatatatatatatatatatatatatatatatatatatatatatatatatatatatatatatatatatatatatgatatccTAATAGGCTTAAAAAAACCTTTTGTATGGCCAGTGGCCTAGTCTTCTTAagctaaataggcttttaaaaaaacttaggcattttctatttaaaaaaaaaagtctgaCCTGACTTAAACCTGTGTAGGTTAGACTTAGACCCTATTAATTGGTTTGACGTATTTTCACCCTTAAATGGCGATTAAGGTGACACATTTTTAACACCTCTAATTTGCATagaaatgataaattaaaaaaaaaagttttgacaCATACataattaaattgaaatattaataGAGTTAGAGAAgaccaattttattttataatttagtcaTTTCAAACATAATTTTGAGGCTTTTATGATATCATTTGTTACATGATGCTTACATGTAATCCTCAATTCTCTAATCCCTAAGCAAACCCACTAAAGAAATGTAGCAAAAGTTTGTAACTGTCCCACTCATTTAAAGGCGAAATACGATAATTACATGTGATCTAAAGTGTGAGTACAAACTTGTAGGAGTGTTACAGTTTCCAATAGAATCATATTATTAAATGAATGATTCTCCATAAAGTAGAACATTACTCTACAAGTTATTATTATGTTTGTTCTAATGTAAGTGGTCTCAATTTGAACTAGATACACACACAAATAGTTGTTGCATTTTGGGTTATTAGTAAGGACCCTCTCCTCTTTAGCAGAAAAATATAACTGCAAAAGTGGCAACAATACTATTATTGCATCTTCATCATTAATACATACTATAGTACTatacctccaaaattcaaaaatggTTTCAGCTACTTCTTCACCCCCTTCCAAGGAGGTAAGTAAGCCTTGACTCAAGTAAATATTTCTAAATTATTTAGCTTAACAGTTTAATAAAGTTGTTGAATGTTGTATGCTTGCAGGAAGTAGAGACAGATCAAAAATGGGTGGACAACGGAAACGCTCGCAATGCGAAATGGTGGTATTCAACTTTCCATACTGTGACAGCCATGATAGGTGCTGGTGTTCTCAGCCTTCCCTATGCCATGGCATATCTAGGATGGTAAATATTCAAATACAAACCAAAGTTAATATAAAATTGGATCGTATTCATTCGACGTTACGTTGCAGGATTCCAGGGactttgatgttgttgttatcaTGGAGTCTAACCTTAAACACAATGTGGCAAATGATTCAGCTCCATGAATGTGTTCCGGGCACCCGATTTGATCGTTATGTGGATCTTGGTAAACATGCTTTTGGACCAAAACTTGGACCATGGATTGTGCTGCCACAGCAACTAATTGTTCAAATTGGATGTGATATTGTGTACATGGTCATTGGAGGAAAGTGTCTAAAGAAGTTCATGGAGATTGCGTGCACCAATTGCACACAGCTCAAACAGTCCTACTGGATTTTGATTTTTGGTTCCATTCATTTCTTTCTCTCTCAGCTCCCCAATTTCAATTCCGTTGCTTCTGTTTCGTTAGCCGCAGCTGTCATGTCATTGAGGTAACGAATATATGATAGTGATTCGTGTTTGACACTGACACACGTTCGATCTGAAATATTGGTACTTTTGAAACGCTAAATAACGCATATATGTATGGTGCAGCTATTCAACTATAGCGTGGGTGGCTTGCTTGTCGAGAGGCAGGATTGAGAATGTGAGCTATTCATACAAGCAAACAAGCACGAGTGACTTAATATTCCGAATCTTCAACGCACTTGGTCAGATTTCATTTGCATTTGCTGGCCATGCAGTAGCCCTTGAAATTCAGGCAACAATACCATCAACACCTGAAAAGCCATCAAGAATACCAATGTTGAAAGGTGCTATTGGTGCCTATATCATAAATTCGATATGCTATTTCCCTGTTGCATTTGTTGGATATTGGGCGTTTGGAAGAGATGTCGATGATAATGTTCTTATGTCACTAGAAAGACCTGCTTGGCTCATTGCCTCCGCTAACTTGATGGTATTCGTTCATGTTGTTGGTAGTTATCAGGTTTATGCTATGCCTGTTTTTGATTTGATTGAGACCATGATGATCAAAAGCTGGAATTTCCCTCCAGGATTGCCTCTCAGACTTGTTGCTAGATCTTCTTTTGTAGGTCAGTGATAATCGATATACGCATTAGTGGCTGTCGTTAAAGAGTctcacatcagacaatatatgaCCTGATATGATAGAATTGTTTAAATAACGGTATCTTATTTTGTTGCAGCATTTACGCTTATTATTGGGGTTACATTCCCGTTCTTCGGCGATCTTCTTGGATTCTTTGGTGGATTTGGTTTTGCTCCTACTTCATATTTTGTAAGGCTCTTTCATTTCATACaagaatttatttattcaaaacacatagaaaaataattaatctGGTTGTTTCAGCTTCCTAGTATAATGTGGCTAATAATAAAGAAACCAAAGAGATTTAGCATCAACTGGTTCATCAATTGGGTAAGAGTTTGGAAATGAATTCATGTATGGTATTATCATGCTAGTATATTATATTGAGCCTCTCAATTTGCTTGTGTGTTTTCAGGCTGCAATATGCATTGGTGTGTGCATTATGCTGGCATCCACGGTTGGTGGCTTCAGGAATATCATTGCTGATGCTTCAACTTATAAATTCTATACCTAAACTTATTATTCTTATTACCTTCTATATGAATGTATGTTGCCCTATAAATGATGTAATTTGTATCCTCAATAATTTCTTTCATGCTTAATCTTTTTAACAAATGTCTTGCCAAATTTTAAGCCTTACATTATATTAAAATGAGTTTTTCATGactgtgtcttatgtgatttgaGTCctttaataagtttttttttaacatgCTTTTAACCTCTAGAGTACATGATTGAATCATGCTTCATCATTATTTGAATCACTTTGTTTCATCGGATTTTCATTTTGCTCTCGGGTCCTAGTGATTCGAATCCCACTATATAGTGATGCAAATATTCATTGAAATCACATAATCATTTTTCTCATCGGTTGCTTGTTAATTCGATTAAGAAAATATGGTGATTCGAATTATGCTATTAAAACACTATGTTTGAAAGAGTCTCTATTTCATGTGATTTGAATCTCGATTTTAAATAATTCGAGTTATGTGTGAATTTTTCAATTCTTCAAGATTGTATGATTCAAATCTCTCTAAAAGTCTTTAAATATTCCAAGTACAAGCCTTCGCTTTCAAGGCTACCATAGCCGCCTGAAACTTTTCAGCATCattcatctctttccattcaaAAGACTCTGTTTGTCCACCCGTCTTCACCATTAAAACATGAGATATCCAATTCGCACCATCTTTTGTTGCAAGGACGAAAATCACCATCCTCGACAAAAGTGTCTTCATTGTCTATTATGTTACAAACCTTATGGAATGATGTTTTTCTCCATGCGCCAGGATTCCATTAACTCATGTATTCTTTGCTTTGATTTTGCACGTTCAACCCTCTCTTTCACGCGTTCGGCAATACCGAGTCCTATCATATTTAATAATCACTTAAAACCAAGTTCTAATAAGTCCAGTATTGCCTCCATATCTCCTCTTGTTGACAACATTTATTTAACTCAGATCTTACTTGCTATGATACCCAATGATAGAAATCaactaatatataaaataaaatagaaaattacaaAACTATATCGCAGAACTTCGAGGGTCTGCATCTCCCCTAATGCCAAAATGAGCTATTTCTAACCAAATTCCCAGATATCAAAACTCTCCCCTAATAATATAATAACTACACTAACCTGCtcctaaaaatataataataacggCCACTTAATAATAAGTAGTCTAACAAAATATTCAAGCAATAAAATGAAATTTCTTCAGGCCACAAAATATTCAAGCAATAAAATGAAATTTCTTCAGGCCACTTAATAATAAGTAGCTTAAAGAATATAGATAACTTGACACGAAAGGTGTTGATATATACGGAACATTTAACAAGCTACATAAGTTTTACATGTTATTCATAATCATAGGTCGTTGTCTTCATAAGATAATCAAGTTTTTCAAAAGTTATGCATATTATTTTAGTTTTCTCTAAGGGGAAATTATGTACACCCGATATTTCCTATCTCACCCTTTAATAACATTAAGGCCAGGAGAAGGTTTAAACCGAAAGATGTGATCAGCAACCACCACCCGCAGGTTCAATTGAACTGAGTAACCCGTTGCCTCTAAGTTGCATGcaatgatcttcagcatcagcttggGCACAGATAATCACCACTGCCATTCCATTGTGGTGAGCTTCTTGCATGATGTTAACTGCAATATCAAGGGTCATTCCAGGGATCACCTTCATAAGCACTTGGACAACATACTCTCTTTTATTGTAGTTGTCATTGTGCAATATTACCCGATACGGCGGTGCTGTTTTCCGTGACTTCCTGCACATCTTAGAAATGCCTGAATCAAATActtgcattttttttcattttcttcacaattaCACAAACAGTTGAATATATCCTAGAAAAGTTAAGCAATCAGCTCGACAGAGCACACATCATCTAAACCACTACAATGGATCTCCAAGTTCAATTTCATCGTGAATTTCTCGACataaacatgcattcatattttctgaatgaataacaaaaaaaatttgaagaaaaggAACCCATTCATAAATTTCCCATTACACGATCAGAAGTATACTCAAATatcaatggttattattaaacTCGTTGCTATGAGGATCGCCTAATCACATTCGGAAAAATAAATATTCTTTGAGTTCAGAAAATCTAAACTTTCTGCTTACTTTAAATCAAACTCAGATTCCCGGCCTGGGGTGGCTTTCTCAATAACCGGCTTTTCTAGGACTCCTCCCCCTTTACCAGATCCTTTAGTTAATACCGCCACCTGAACACAAAGATTGGAGCACGGACCCTTACAAAAAGAATATCTGTCCCCTGTAATGTAAATGTTCAATAACAAATAAAGAATATCTGCACGTGCACAGATTAAAATGATGGTTCGTGTGGAAATTTAAAATATGCCACCTATCCTTAGCTACAGGACCGTCTCAATTTTTTGGAGGTCCTGTGTAGGTTAGTCATGGTTCAACCATAGAGGCCCTACTTAACCATATTTTAATAGTGACAAAGatttatgaggccctatttagtTAAACACAGTTTAACGGTAAAAtatttgaggccctgtgcggtagcccgTCTTGCACGCCCTCAAAAAGGGCTTGGCTATCATATATTTGTACCTCCTATGCACATGCTTAACTAAATTCTTACATCTATATGAAATGATCTATTACAACATTTATCAAAATTTCAATGGAAAAGATGCCTTGTAAACAATCGAATTTCTAACTTCATTGTTACATATGAATCTTAAAAAATAAGTTTCTATCGATCATATTATCACCAGGTGGTTTCTAGGGTAAGGGTTCAATTAAATCACTCTCCGTGTACAACTTAACTTTAACCATTTGATTAAATAGATTTATATGATTCAGCTACTCACTATCATATTACTAATCTTCGAAGGCCTCTATCATCAAATTTTGTAGCACTTACTAATCATTTATAATTTCATAGATGGATCAGAAACAGGAGGTTCGACTTATTTTAGCAAAAGGAGATAAAATTTCCATTTGCTACTAATTCCCAACCTAGTTGAAATTTCCTGAATATCAGAAACCCTAAGTTAAGAAATTCATTTACTGGAGTTGAAAGAGAGAAACCTGATATGAAAAGGTGGTTGGGAGAGAGGCCCATGCTCCTACAAATCGCACTCTTCATCCCGCTTCTTTTCTATAATTGATCTTCACGTTCTGCGTTTTGTTCAACAGATGAATAAAAGTGGAGCAAAATAAAAATGGATAATTAGGATTTTTTTTGTTACTGACTTACTGTAAAAAAAATTTAGGATTGAAAATTGTTGTTTGTCGAAATCAGAATAAGAATCAAAGATTGAAAATTGGTGGACGTGTGCAATGACACGTGTGTATCTACGACTCAATATgattattctaattaaataaataaataaacatttatatGATTATTCTAACTAATTAACTTTATATGATAATTGTTTATTACACACTTAAATagatcacttcatttttttttaaacatttgaaTATATTATATATCTAAATTTATTACACATTTAAATTTTACATGAAATTTTTACTTTGAGATATGTATACAGCTAAGTTTCTCTTTTTCTCCCGTTTCACTataaaataaaatctattttattttaattaacaattatttttatttaagatacaaaatttatatttttaagttttaaaattttcttcCATCCGCTAATGGGCTAACAAAAAACGTGGATGGTAGAAGAGTTAGTTGTGACTCGGCTTCACACCTCAAAGGCAAAGGCGTGTTAGATCATCGTTCACGTGATGGGAAGTTCGACATGGAAGGGTTGCAAGATTGCGAATGACCTAGTGAAGCTTCCCTGGGGACAAGAGAGAAGGTTTTCCCACCTTCAAGGTCTGGTGCGACAGTGACTTCATCCAAAAGTGAAGGGTAGGTTTGTACAAGAAGTGTAGTTAATGTTTATATTATGGTTTGCatcttaaaaaatatgaaatgtaTGTTTAGGATTTATCAAATGAATTTCAATGTGATGAGCAAGGTGGGTTGTTGGCTATAGATAGTATATGAGAATCATTATTTGTAGTTTGCTGTTAGtattgaatttgattttaaaacTTGTTGTTATAGCAATATTTGTCACATGAAGTTGCAAGGTATGACATAGGTTATGAAATGGTAGTGAATGTTTAATATGTGAATATATATGTGGCAATTCTGATCTGGTAAGTGCTGACAAACAATTCATGGACCCATGGGATGACCATGAGGTGAGGGAAGAAGAACTTGGTCCATTTGGTAGGGTCCTTATTTGGAGAAGGCAGATAAAGTCGCGCAGGGTTGCGAGAAAAAATGTCCTTGTAAGTCTCTTAGTCGACTACAACATAGTTGCTTATATGATTATAATTTTGTCTTTAATTGACATCAACAACTATTGTGAATATGCAGCAACTGCCTCGGAAGGTTGTTCAAGAGTATCTAATGGTCGAGCATGACTCAATTGTTCTTGTTGATTCAGACCGTGGAAGGGAGTACAATTGTGTATTGCACCTCTCAAAACGGGAAAAATGCACAAAGCGGTATATAGGCAAGGAATGGTACAATTTTGTAAGGAACCAGAAGATAAAAAAGGCGACACGGTTGGATTCAGTTTGAGGGTCCCTTCTGCAGAAAAATTGTTGGTTACGTGAAACGTAAAAAGTCGTCAAATTGAATGTGTTGGTGGTAGGTTCCGTTAGCATTGATGGCGACGTTCATAGTGTAATGGTTATGCACTAAGTTATTAGGATGGTgttgttggctgaagatttcgtttagaaagaatattctttgaagagttagaattcgacggaagatggttactgatgaccatctctgagattaaaaatggctactgatggccatgtttcgagaatgattgTTTGAGTTGGAACGAAGATAGTTAGaaattggagctaattcgaagagggtTATTTTTGAGACTTAAACGTTTTACGAAATACGTAAGGTACTGAGGCTTAACGtgtttttcgtggcattctcggttctgatcacgttgccacgcgtcgaaagaggattcaggcgggatgatttgaatttcgaagtggTCTATGTAACCGCACAAGGACATATGGcgtcccagggattcttgtgagcaacgtggcatcagattagtgtaggaccgttagggtcgaaaaaataagggtcttaatgttaggattccaggtgttcattttgtacaaatcactcacaaatcactcaagtatcaagtgtttagagaacaagttcgctgagaaatgtacgtatgacaccaacaccattttaaatacatttgtatctttctttattcaagtatcttttcaattccttttattttctttgtttaactttcatttcgaagcactttacatttctacattttacattcttgcacgttatatttctgcactttacattcctgcaatttacatgcttttgtTTACGTTTCTTTTGTCTAAAGTCATATTAACGTAtgtaacaagtgttgtttttaagtgaatattcattcgatcacatcacaaacaagttttcttgaagtcagaacaaacaaacatgaatcaaatcatatcgagaggcaattgtttgactatgtcctaggatcaatctagtcgattctgcgagtaaccaaagtatattttatagtttggaggactagcggttgtttaccggaaatcaccgtaaacaggtgTATCTTTAATAGTTTTGATAGggaagattcagatgtaaaataGTATAGGTTGATCAAGTTGAATCCATCATTTCTTTCATAGTGAAATGTTAATATTGAACAATGTTTGAATGTTTTGTGATGTAACTTTCAAATATATATTACGAAACTGTTTCTATATTCAAGTatgttgtttatgtttatgtaataGCAGCAAAAACACATGCAAATTGGGCAGGTTTAATAAAAGTTATACTGAGGGATAGTGGGTCAAATAGAATTGGCATGTGAAGCCTTAATCCCATGTTTGGTAGAAGCtgaaaacctaaaaaaataaataatcaaagtaCTGTAAGTTTAACATAAAAGGTGGGTCTTTGGATCAAAAAAATAGTAGTCAACTAAAAAGTTAAAGGTGAATAGATAAGGCCATGCACTGTTCACACGTGGTGCTTGCAAGAATCAAATTGTGTGAAGGACACTAACTGTACACATGTGAGGAATATATTCCTTTGGATGCATAAGGACAAAAGATTCTTGCAAgcaattgttttttatttgtggTACCACGTGAAAGAAGCATGTGATGTTGCTATAATTTGGGTAATAAATAGAAGGCCACATACTAGGTAATCTTGCAAAGTGAAAACTCATAAACTTAAATTTCATCATTTCTCCATCTGCAAATTTATAAAACCATACtgtgtagagaaacttcaaaatgGATCTTTGCGGCATTCTCAAACACTCAGACatgatagattattttataatcgCGAAGATATCGTCACAGGTTTAGTTTGTTTTTTTGGTTAAATTAATGGtgttagaatattttaaaaaatatacatatgtATTATTTCATAGATAATTGTGTGTGTATAGCTGGCATTCAGGA is part of the Vicia villosa cultivar HV-30 ecotype Madison, WI linkage group LG2, Vvil1.0, whole genome shotgun sequence genome and encodes:
- the LOC131649664 gene encoding lysine histidine transporter-like 6, yielding MVSATSSPPSKEEVETDQKWVDNGNARNAKWWYSTFHTVTAMIGAGVLSLPYAMAYLGWIPGTLMLLLSWSLTLNTMWQMIQLHECVPGTRFDRYVDLGKHAFGPKLGPWIVLPQQLIVQIGCDIVYMVIGGKCLKKFMEIACTNCTQLKQSYWILIFGSIHFFLSQLPNFNSVASVSLAAAVMSLSYSTIAWVACLSRGRIENVSYSYKQTSTSDLIFRIFNALGQISFAFAGHAVALEIQATIPSTPEKPSRIPMLKGAIGAYIINSICYFPVAFVGYWAFGRDVDDNVLMSLERPAWLIASANLMVFVHVVGSYQVYAMPVFDLIETMMIKSWNFPPGLPLRLVARSSFVAFTLIIGVTFPFFGDLLGFFGGFGFAPTSYFLPSIMWLIIKKPKRFSINWFINWAAICIGVCIMLASTVGGFRNIIADASTYKFYT
- the LOC131649665 gene encoding ATP-dependent Clp protease adapter protein CLPS1, chloroplastic-like, producing MKSAICRSMGLSPNHLFISGDRYSFCKGPCSNLCVQVAVLTKGSGKGGGVLEKPVIEKATPGRESEFDLKKSRKTAPPYRVILHNDNYNKREYVVQVLMKVIPGMTLDIAVNIMQEAHHNGMAVVIICAQADAEDHCMQLRGNGLLSSIEPAGGGC